In Vicia villosa cultivar HV-30 ecotype Madison, WI unplaced genomic scaffold, Vvil1.0 ctg.000888F_1_1, whole genome shotgun sequence, a single genomic region encodes these proteins:
- the LOC131631943 gene encoding uncharacterized protein LOC131631943 has protein sequence MAPPLKTGSRNISYTFLNPNLDSLECLVKKITPDETTKFREKYGYILSILKMPFTKYEQEGVHTLLQFYNPSLRCFTFPDYLLVPTLEEYSLFLGVPIKKGKVPYYGTMEAPTSIEISKALYLSKSVVDANLSKRRGYQGFHMEFLVKRGCDAAEAKEWDTFRAILALSIYGVLMFPNVPDFVDMSAIHLFILQNPVPTLLGDVYHSVHQKNRQKGGLVRCFAPLLYRWFRSHLPERGAFVDSRHTSKWAERIMGLRAKDIVWYNRSLEDMEVIMSCGKFNNVPLMGVRGWINYNPVLARRTYGYAFVNPPEQSEIAENLFYHVATNAGQMAEAVQAWKNICWRDRKHFGQRDCATYENYTKWVETVANTQGMPFPIKDPLYPPVGAQPNIVSMPRYNQTLNMREIELEELYAKGSTSLKRPRVVVDPKSTKIQERKIKEHYEDQLAELTKRLQIQTDIAKSEKARRKKADKLLLERQARIEGCYEEIRKLKGRVEEKGQSDTQAQEEARGWELRSRYLETMHFRKDLLIQEVVKRPTHAETKKLIFCTSNVVVELMDYGCLSWLRFVISHYLVVLVRDKAKNS, from the exons ATGGCTCCTCCATTGAAGACTGGTAGTCGCAACATCTCTTACACATTTCTAAATCCGAATCTGGATTCTCTCGAGTGTTTGGTTAAGAAGATCACGCCGGATGAAACAACCAAGTTCCGTGAAAAGTATGGGTATATTCTGAGTAttctcaagatgccgttcaccaaATACGAACAAGAAGGAGTTCATACCTTGCTTCAGTTCTACAACCCTTCTCTCCGTTGCTTCACGTTCCCTGACTACCTTTTGGTTCCCACATTGGAAGAATATTCTCTTTTCCTCGGTGTTCCGATCAAGAAGGGAAAAGTTCCGTACTATGGCACCATGGAGGCTCCCACTTCTATTGAAATCTccaaggctctttatttgagcaagtcagtTGTTGATGCAAATCTTTCCAAGAGAAGAGGATATCAGGGTTTTCATATGGAGTTCCTGGTCAAAAGAGGGTGTGATGCTGCTGAAGCGAAAGAATGGGACACTTTTAGGGCTATCCTGGCTCTAAGTATCTATGGTGTCCTAATGTTCCCGAACGTGCCTGATTTTGTTGACATGAGTGCAATCCATCTGTTCATTCTACAGAATCCTGTTCCTACACTCTTGGGGGATGTTTATCATTCAGTTCATCAAAAGAATCGTCAAAAGGGGGGTTTGGTCAGATGTTTTGCTCCTTTGCTATACCGTTGGTTCAGATCACATCTGCCTGAGCGTGGAGCTTTCGTTGACAGTAGGCACACCTCTAAATGGGCTGAAAGGATTATGGGACTTAGAGCCAAAGACATTGTATGGTATAACAGATCTTTGGAAGACATGGAGGTCATCATGAGTTGTGGAAAGTTCAATAATGTGCCCCTCATGGGTGTTAGAGGTTGGATCAATTATAATCCCGTCTTGGCTAGGAGAACTTATGGATATGCTTTCGTCAATCCTCCTGAGCAATCTGAGATTGCTGAAAACCTTTTTTATCATGTAGCCACCAACGCTGGGCAGATGGCAGAAGCTGTGCAAGCCTGGAAGAACATTTGTTGGAGAGACAGGAAGCATTTTGGTCAAAGGGACTGTGCGACTTATGAAAACTATACTAAGTGGGTCGAAACTGTGGCTAATACCCAAGGGATGCCTTTCCCTATTAAGGATCCTTTGTACCCTCCTGTTGGCGCACAACCCAACATCGTCTCCATGCCTCGTTATAATCAGACT TTGAACatgagagaaatagagcttgaagagTTGTATGCCAAGGGAAGCACTTCTCTGAAGAGGCCGAGAGTGGTTGTCGATCCCAAGTCCACTAAAATTCAAGAGAGGAAGATCAAAGAGCATTATGAGGATCAGTTGGCGGAATTGACAAAGAGGCTCCAAATCCAGACTGATATAGCCAAATCAGAGAAAGCCCGTCGAAAGAAAGCAGACAAGCTCCTTCTGGAACGTCAGGCAAGGATTGAAGGGTGTTATGAAGAGATTCGCAAGTTGAAGGGTCGAGTGGAGGAAAAGGGCCAAAGTGATactcaagctcaagaggaagccagAGGTTGGGAATTGAGAAGCCGTTACTTGGAGACCATGCATTTCAGAAAGGACCTATTGATTCAAGAAGTTGTTAAAAGACCAACCCATGCTGAGACCAAAAAGct aatattttgtacttcaaacGTGGTTGTGGAATTAATGGATTATGGTTGTTTATCTTGGTTGCGCTTCGTTATTTCTCATTATCTTGTGGTGTTGGTTCGAGACAAAGCCAAAAATTCTTGA